Proteins from a genomic interval of Narcine bancroftii isolate sNarBan1 chromosome 12, sNarBan1.hap1, whole genome shotgun sequence:
- the hapstr1a gene encoding HUWE1-associated protein modifying stress responses 1: MEEKKEEREAEIQEHCPEHWFSKWERQCLAEAEQQQQAEAERASLEQEQSQQKLWHLFQNSATAVAQLYKDRVCQQQGLSLWVPFQNAASAVTNVYKESIEAQRRSYDLGIQVGYQRRNKDVLAWVKKRRRTIRREDLISFLCGKAPPPRNTRAPARLTVVTSPTRAPTTETSSSVETDLQPFREAIALHGLSGAMASISVRSSTPGSPTHVSGSSNSSRRRNGLHDVDLNTFISEEMALHLDNGGTRKRSSAQCTDVITDSPTHKRNRML; this comes from the exons ATggaggagaagaaggaggagCGGGAAGCTGAGATCCAGGAGCACTGCCCCGAGCACTGGTTCTCCAAGTGGGAGCGCCAGTGCCTGGCCGAGGCCGAGCAGCAGCAGCAGGCCGAGGCCGAGCGGGCGTcgctggagcaggagcagagccAGCAGAAACTGTGGCACCTCTTCCAGAACTCGGCCACCGCCGTGGCCCAGCTCTACAAAG ATCGAGTCTGTCAGCAACAAGGGCTGTCACTCTGGGTCCCGTTTCAAAATGCCGCCTCGGCTGTCACCAATGTGTATAAAG aaAGTATTGAAGCTCAACGCAGAAGTTATGATTTAGGAATTCAGGTCGGTTATCAACGACGTAATAAGGATGTGTTAGCTTGGGTAAAAAAGCGGAGACGAACAATTCGGAGAGAAGATTTGATCAGCTTCTTGTGTGGAAAAGCACCCCCACCACGAAATACCAGAGCTCCTGCTAGATTGACAGTTGTAACTTCTCCCACAAGAGCACCCACAACAGAAACTAGCTCATCTGTAGAGACGGACTTGCAGCCGTTCCGTGAAGCTATTGCCCTGCATG GACTTAGTGGAGCAATGGCTAGTATAAGTGTACGCTCAAGTACTCCAGGGTCTCCCACTCATGTAAGTGGTAGCTCTAATTCTTCTCGCAGGAGAAATGGACTCCATGATGTGGATTTGAACACTTTCATATCAGAAGAAATGGCACTCCATTTGGACAATGGTGGCACTAGGAAGCGATCATCAGCTCAGTGTACTGATGtgatcactgattccccaacacaCAAACGCAACAGAATGctttga